A single genomic interval of uncultured Sphaerochaeta sp. harbors:
- a CDS encoding TraR/DksA family transcriptional regulator — protein sequence MSEAFVHEMEELLVSMRNELLEKLTEDNSDFREMVNSMGIKDSIDVAADDIAFKKMEAINKHEANRLRSIENAIARIHNGKYGSCLRCGKKIPEERLRAIPYAVLCIDCKNAEEVPGRR from the coding sequence ATGTCCGAGGCATTTGTGCATGAGATGGAAGAGCTTCTCGTTTCCATGAGAAATGAACTATTGGAGAAACTCACTGAGGATAACAGTGATTTCCGGGAAATGGTGAATTCAATGGGGATCAAGGACAGCATCGATGTTGCGGCTGATGATATTGCGTTCAAGAAGATGGAAGCGATCAACAAACATGAGGCAAACCGCCTCCGTTCCATCGAGAATGCCATCGCCCGTATCCATAATGGAAAATATGGATCCTGTCTGAGATGTGGAAAGAAAATTCCAGAGGAAAGGCTCAGAGCTATTCCCTATGCAGTACTTTGCATCGATTGCAAAAACGCAGAAGAGGTCCCAGGGAGAAGATAG
- a CDS encoding MBL fold metallo-hydrolase has translation MIVERLVVGPYQTNCYIMGNEETSSAWIIDPGADGQLIIDRITQRNLTPVAILLTHTHWDHITAIGTLIERWPDLELLVAEEEASALSYEHVKQVCFDKSFLQMYDKELQKLPRPTGFLSDGQYLQDSHLLVIHTPGHTKGGVCLYHEEGQFMFTGDTLFAGSIGRTDLEGGSYTEIIASCKRLLDLPGEVQILPGHGPTSTIKNEYNNPFL, from the coding sequence ATGATTGTGGAACGACTTGTGGTGGGGCCCTACCAGACGAACTGTTACATCATGGGTAATGAAGAGACCTCCAGTGCCTGGATCATCGATCCAGGGGCTGATGGTCAGCTTATCATTGACCGCATCACCCAACGAAACCTCACCCCTGTCGCCATTCTATTGACCCACACTCATTGGGACCATATTACTGCCATAGGCACCCTTATAGAGAGATGGCCTGATCTTGAGCTGCTTGTAGCTGAAGAGGAAGCCTCTGCTCTATCATATGAGCATGTCAAACAGGTTTGTTTTGATAAGAGTTTCCTTCAAATGTATGACAAGGAGCTGCAAAAGCTTCCCAGGCCAACAGGGTTTCTCTCTGATGGCCAGTATTTGCAAGACAGCCACCTGCTGGTGATACATACCCCGGGTCATACCAAGGGAGGTGTATGCTTGTATCATGAGGAAGGACAGTTTATGTTTACCGGTGATACGCTGTTTGCCGGCAGTATAGGCCGGACTGATCTGGAAGGTGGTTCCTACACCGAGATCATAGCAAGCTGCAAACGATTGCTCGATCTCCCTGGGGAAGTGCAAATACTTCCCGGGCATGGACCTACCAGTACTATCAAAAACGAATACAACAATCCATTTCTGTAA
- a CDS encoding DbpA RNA binding domain-containing protein, whose amino-acid sequence MAIDNKSTPTDDLVIDTIQLLAGKTKADPNPDELEQLKRLIKKNVPFTLRGYFMAYLLREVLQANTPKKAGSRPAPKAKREAPAKKEEPKNEKESQQPRKKAPRTLPEGARTLYLNIGKMKRLYTKELSQILQTELGIEREDIYSIRIHDKYSFISMSEENCEKAIEKLNGMDIRGRTASISYSNKE is encoded by the coding sequence ATGGCTATTGACAACAAGAGCACCCCGACCGACGACCTGGTAATTGACACCATCCAGCTGCTTGCTGGTAAAACCAAGGCCGACCCAAACCCTGATGAATTGGAACAACTCAAGCGTCTGATCAAAAAGAATGTCCCATTCACACTTCGTGGCTATTTTATGGCCTATTTGCTCAGAGAAGTCCTGCAGGCAAATACCCCGAAAAAAGCTGGCTCAAGACCAGCACCGAAGGCAAAGCGAGAAGCTCCTGCAAAGAAAGAGGAGCCTAAGAACGAGAAAGAGAGCCAACAACCCCGTAAGAAAGCTCCCAGGACCCTTCCAGAGGGAGCAAGAACACTGTACTTGAACATTGGCAAGATGAAGAGATTGTACACCAAGGAACTGAGCCAAATCCTCCAGACAGAGCTTGGTATCGAAAGAGAGGACATTTACAGCATCCGTATCCATGACAAGTACTCTTTTATCAGCATGAGTGAAGAGAACTGTGAGAAAGCTATTGAGAAGCTTAATGGAATGGATATCAGAGGCAGAACGGCTTCCATCAGCTATTCCAACAAGGAGTAG
- the mltG gene encoding endolytic transglycosylase MltG: MAEKPKPPKQLTLDLEGKEEKPKQKKSTSSHKVVLDASTPPKKNSTPRKKPTVTTRSMTVKIPSDKQPVVKSETKVPPAKKKPTPRTADQPNPHVVQTRTRKHPTTKTAKPKKQQVVPPKIGKRTSYRPPLSRRLLLPLLIALLACTALILLYAHFERPAILVSSSSVVEERDVVALTIESGMTARTVSLLLEQLGVVEDAQAFLAYLVDEELATVIQTGTYVMGRNLAFSEVASMLANTEKTMDVTIPPGFTISEIDEYLANRLEGEAGLFTEAVNDLASAYQLSFTEGWLLSGTYTVHRNRAGEELALAMYQKMLRELQGLLDSPLLERYSVEELLIVASMIQAETQNVTQMEGISSVIHNRMENGEPLGIDATTRYEIGDWENPIPTEALETKSPYNTRRKAGLPPSGICSPGVDALEAAFFPKDSPYFYYLHGYDKAIHYAVTYEEHKENISLYR, encoded by the coding sequence ATGGCTGAGAAACCCAAACCCCCAAAACAGCTCACCCTTGACCTTGAGGGAAAGGAAGAGAAGCCAAAGCAAAAGAAGAGTACCTCATCCCACAAGGTAGTCCTCGATGCTTCCACCCCGCCAAAAAAAAACAGTACACCAAGAAAGAAGCCTACCGTCACCACACGCAGCATGACGGTCAAGATCCCTTCTGACAAGCAACCAGTGGTAAAGAGCGAGACCAAGGTTCCTCCTGCAAAGAAAAAGCCAACTCCCCGTACTGCTGATCAACCGAATCCTCATGTGGTACAGACAAGGACCCGCAAGCATCCTACAACCAAGACAGCCAAACCCAAGAAACAGCAGGTGGTACCTCCCAAGATAGGAAAGCGTACCTCCTACCGTCCTCCTCTCTCTAGGCGCCTTTTGCTTCCTCTGCTTATCGCATTGCTTGCATGTACCGCTCTTATCCTCCTTTATGCCCACTTTGAGAGGCCTGCTATCCTTGTTTCTTCTTCATCTGTGGTTGAGGAGCGCGATGTTGTTGCACTGACCATTGAGAGCGGGATGACCGCACGTACCGTCAGCCTCTTACTCGAACAGTTGGGGGTAGTTGAGGATGCACAGGCGTTTCTTGCCTATTTGGTGGATGAAGAACTTGCTACGGTGATTCAGACTGGTACCTATGTAATGGGACGTAATCTGGCGTTCAGTGAAGTTGCCTCCATGCTTGCAAACACTGAGAAAACCATGGATGTGACCATTCCCCCTGGTTTCACAATCTCTGAGATTGATGAATATCTGGCAAATAGGCTGGAAGGGGAAGCTGGACTGTTCACTGAAGCAGTCAATGATTTGGCATCTGCCTACCAGCTCAGCTTCACTGAGGGGTGGCTGCTGAGTGGAACCTATACGGTTCATCGTAATCGTGCTGGAGAGGAGTTGGCTCTGGCAATGTATCAGAAGATGCTGCGTGAATTGCAAGGGCTTTTGGACTCACCTCTGCTGGAACGCTATAGCGTTGAGGAGCTCTTGATCGTAGCCTCCATGATCCAAGCTGAGACACAGAATGTGACACAAATGGAGGGGATTTCCTCGGTTATCCATAATCGGATGGAGAATGGTGAACCATTGGGAATTGATGCAACCACCCGCTATGAGATCGGTGATTGGGAAAACCCAATACCAACTGAGGCCTTGGAGACAAAGAGTCCGTATAATACACGAAGAAAGGCTGGCTTGCCACCATCTGGAATTTGCAGCCCTGGAGTTGATGCTCTTGAGGCAGCTTTCTTCCCGAAGGACTCTCCCTATTTCTACTATCTACATGGATATGACAAGGCAATCCATTATGCTGTGACCTACGAAGAGCATAAGGAGAACATTAGTCTGTATCGTTAG
- a CDS encoding DUF1648 domain-containing protein has translation MKSRNHLIDKTLIITTIICLVPILFSIAVYDQLPDQVPIHFNAAGQPDNYASKAFGAFGMPLLLALLNIFVQLAVKTDPKRDTSSKLYHIARWTIAMLTLFIVPFSLLIALGQPFRVEKVVPLAVSVLLLVVGNYLPKIKQNYTIGIKLPWTLANEENWKKTHRLAGWIWTFFSLLFILVILLDFYVVWIFFLGIAVMVTFPLVYSFLLAQRQLTNDTD, from the coding sequence ATGAAAAGCCGTAATCATCTCATAGACAAGACCCTCATAATCACGACCATTATCTGCTTGGTCCCAATTCTCTTCTCGATTGCTGTCTATGACCAGTTGCCGGACCAGGTCCCCATACACTTCAATGCAGCGGGGCAGCCCGATAATTATGCAAGCAAGGCGTTTGGAGCATTCGGTATGCCATTGTTGTTGGCACTACTCAATATTTTTGTGCAACTTGCAGTGAAAACCGACCCAAAGCGGGATACGTCCAGCAAGCTCTATCACATTGCTCGATGGACCATCGCCATGCTGACACTGTTCATTGTTCCCTTCTCTCTCCTTATCGCACTTGGACAACCGTTTCGGGTAGAAAAGGTTGTACCTTTGGCGGTAAGTGTATTGCTTCTGGTAGTAGGGAACTATCTGCCCAAGATCAAGCAGAACTACACCATCGGCATAAAGCTGCCATGGACCTTGGCCAACGAGGAGAACTGGAAGAAGACCCATCGACTTGCCGGCTGGATCTGGACATTCTTCAGCCTTCTCTTCATCTTGGTCATCCTCCTCGATTTCTATGTAGTCTGGATTTTCTTTTTGGGCATCGCGGTGATGGTGACATTCCCATTGGTTTACTCTTTTCTCTTGGCACAGAGACAACTGACTAACGATACAGACTAA
- a CDS encoding autorepressor SdpR family transcription factor, with amino-acid sequence MGFSETMKAIADPQRREMLSLVKKQRLSAGEIATQFPNLSAATVSYHLSLLKKASLITETKYKNFIYYELNASVFEEIMLWCAQFTGGIDEKP; translated from the coding sequence ATGGGGTTTTCAGAGACCATGAAAGCGATAGCCGACCCCCAGAGAAGGGAGATGCTCTCCCTTGTCAAGAAACAACGCCTGAGTGCTGGCGAAATTGCTACGCAGTTTCCCAACCTCTCTGCAGCTACCGTCTCCTATCATCTCTCCTTGTTGAAAAAAGCTTCCCTGATCACAGAAACGAAATACAAGAACTTCATCTACTATGAACTCAATGCCTCAGTATTTGAGGAAATCATGCTTTGGTGTGCCCAGTTTACCGGAGGTATCGATGAAAAGCCGTAA
- the ilvA gene encoding threonine ammonia-lyase, biosynthetic, translating to MSPIIVDDVVKHILTSKVYDVAVETPLTYASRLSKEKGCSVYLKREDMQSVHSFKLRGAYNKIAHLTGEEKSRGVIAASAGNHAQGVALSAQKLGIDALIIMPKTTPTIKVDAVQGYGAKIELYGDSYSETYEYCRKRVVETGRTFIHPFDDPLVIAGQGTIGKEIMEQLSEVTHIFVGVGGGGLISGIASYVKALRPHVQIISVEPQDSNCLAASISSGQRVILPHVGIFADGVAVKQVGSLPFSFASRLVDDFMTVSTDQICYAMKGVFEETRSILEPAGALALAGLQQYDLPSDAHAVAICSGANITFEKLQQVAERTLLGSGKEALLSVHMPEKPGALHAFCREVVKDRGITEFSYRLQRRSMAHVLVGLTVAGNEDKHFLLERIKEAGFACTDFSDNDIAKEHLRHMIGGEATEAEHQVFYQIEFPERTNALGDFLSALDNRWNICLFHYRNAASDTGNVLIGFETKTLEALELALSEAGYTWSCVSDDLVVRTYLGDS from the coding sequence ATGAGCCCAATAATCGTTGATGATGTGGTAAAACATATCCTTACCAGCAAGGTCTATGATGTTGCAGTTGAAACCCCGCTTACCTATGCTTCTCGCTTAAGCAAGGAGAAAGGCTGCTCTGTGTATCTGAAACGGGAGGACATGCAGAGTGTCCATAGCTTCAAGCTTAGGGGAGCCTACAACAAGATTGCCCATCTCACTGGTGAGGAGAAGAGCCGCGGAGTCATTGCCGCAAGCGCGGGCAACCATGCACAGGGAGTTGCCCTATCAGCGCAGAAGCTTGGCATTGATGCCTTGATCATCATGCCCAAGACTACTCCAACCATCAAGGTTGATGCAGTCCAGGGCTATGGGGCAAAGATTGAACTGTACGGTGATAGTTACTCCGAGACCTATGAGTACTGCAGAAAGCGGGTCGTGGAAACTGGGAGGACCTTCATCCATCCCTTTGATGATCCCTTGGTGATTGCTGGCCAGGGTACTATCGGTAAGGAGATCATGGAACAGCTCAGTGAGGTCACCCATATATTTGTAGGGGTAGGGGGAGGCGGCCTTATCAGTGGGATTGCCAGCTATGTGAAAGCACTCAGACCCCATGTGCAGATCATTAGTGTAGAACCCCAGGACAGTAACTGCCTCGCTGCGAGTATTTCCAGTGGCCAGCGGGTAATTCTTCCTCACGTTGGTATCTTTGCAGATGGTGTTGCCGTTAAACAGGTTGGCTCACTTCCCTTCAGCTTTGCTTCCCGTCTTGTTGATGATTTCATGACGGTCAGTACCGACCAGATCTGTTACGCGATGAAAGGGGTTTTTGAGGAGACGAGAAGTATCCTGGAACCTGCAGGTGCCTTGGCCCTTGCAGGGCTGCAACAGTATGACCTTCCTTCCGATGCACATGCGGTAGCCATCTGTTCAGGGGCGAATATTACATTCGAAAAGCTTCAGCAGGTAGCTGAAAGAACCCTTCTGGGTTCAGGAAAGGAGGCTTTGCTCTCAGTACATATGCCAGAGAAGCCAGGAGCCCTGCATGCCTTCTGCAGGGAAGTGGTCAAGGATAGGGGTATTACGGAGTTCTCATATCGATTGCAGCGTCGATCAATGGCACATGTATTGGTTGGCCTGACTGTTGCAGGAAACGAGGACAAGCATTTCTTGTTAGAACGCATCAAGGAAGCAGGCTTTGCCTGTACTGATTTCTCGGATAATGACATTGCCAAGGAACATCTTCGTCATATGATAGGAGGGGAGGCCACCGAAGCAGAGCACCAGGTCTTCTACCAGATTGAATTTCCTGAGAGAACCAATGCACTAGGAGACTTCCTAAGTGCTCTGGATAACCGATGGAATATCTGTCTTTTTCACTACCGAAATGCTGCAAGTGATACAGGAAATGTCCTCATTGGATTTGAGACCAAAACGCTAGAAGCATTGGAACTAGCCTTGAGTGAGGCAGGATACACTTGGTCTTGTGTGTCCGATGACCTGGTTGTGAGAACCTATCTCGGGGACTCCTGA
- a CDS encoding patatin-like phospholipase family protein produces the protein MKTFKKLLIMALLICMALSSLAAADEADDILLSDVPISYGDAMFRERILARTQGERSPVGLVLSGGSARAFAHIGVLKYLEEQDIVPDFIISNSMGSIVGLLYAAGLSPDQILESVTSINLQSMFDLTLPVSGGMLDSSRFLAKVASIVGSDLQLETLPIPIIVVTEDLVTKRQITISEGDFFTVLQASYALPVYFPPVEYRGHLLIDGGITNLAPVDLAYTYADSVIVSTTFYDIDTLNLKNPLTVLNVSIDIGKRRKGVEELKQALPDVVWIRCAVEDVSFMEFDRVEYLVEQGYRSASERQEQLSTLHKNSVSPELSEKRNDMALKIEESSNIYGLYQHVPLNIPSKLFGLGLDSDYLKADPSALKDDSTIGLKFIYRKDDISVSVNPGYSFDFRSNDRFSTAPAIRAQFDYTFLKHLRLSLYSSFMFDIANVAPIVSSGVDLEGRIFAFDEKLRISLLQSYEQINNFEDSDHVDFFDGHTFLYSIVAKGSLYPANEDVWAFNDSSLSLSFQMLGDFSEVRSFVAARGTTEILNQNLDLFASVNTFGRFALDGLGDVPFFFSDGFRTTDSQIKSQGHDLTVSSNPANHLVGLGISIGYRPSGFDPTMAEMFIFNNSSVAIYTDLLWNRNTFAPYLSLGLELHTDISLLGIRSLPLTIYGGWDQKVNTLVWGFYFNMVF, from the coding sequence GTGAAGACTTTCAAGAAGTTGCTGATAATGGCTTTGCTGATCTGTATGGCGCTTTCAAGCCTTGCGGCTGCTGATGAAGCTGATGATATTCTTCTCTCTGATGTACCCATCTCCTACGGGGATGCCATGTTCAGGGAGCGGATACTTGCACGCACACAAGGAGAACGCTCTCCTGTCGGGCTCGTACTAAGCGGTGGTTCAGCACGAGCTTTTGCCCATATCGGGGTTCTGAAGTACTTGGAAGAGCAGGATATTGTCCCTGATTTCATCATAAGCAACTCAATGGGCAGCATTGTAGGGCTCCTCTATGCAGCAGGGCTTTCCCCTGACCAGATTCTTGAAAGTGTAACTTCGATCAATCTCCAGAGTATGTTTGACCTTACCCTTCCTGTGAGCGGTGGTATGCTAGACTCTTCTCGTTTCCTGGCAAAGGTTGCCTCGATCGTTGGCTCGGACCTACAGCTTGAAACGCTCCCCATACCTATCATTGTGGTGACAGAGGACCTTGTAACAAAGCGACAGATTACCATCAGTGAAGGCGATTTTTTCACAGTACTGCAGGCAAGCTATGCCCTTCCTGTGTATTTCCCACCCGTTGAATATCGGGGGCACTTATTGATAGATGGAGGTATTACCAATCTCGCCCCTGTTGATTTGGCCTACACGTATGCAGATTCTGTCATTGTCTCAACTACTTTCTACGATATAGATACCCTGAATCTTAAGAATCCTTTGACAGTGCTTAATGTTTCCATCGATATTGGAAAGAGAAGAAAGGGAGTGGAAGAGCTCAAGCAGGCCCTCCCAGATGTTGTCTGGATTCGTTGTGCAGTAGAGGATGTGTCGTTCATGGAGTTCGACCGCGTAGAATATCTGGTTGAACAAGGGTATCGCTCAGCAAGTGAACGCCAGGAGCAATTGTCCACCTTGCATAAGAATTCGGTTTCTCCCGAGCTCTCGGAAAAACGCAATGACATGGCGTTGAAGATAGAAGAGAGCTCCAACATCTATGGTCTCTACCAGCATGTTCCCTTGAATATTCCTTCCAAACTGTTTGGATTGGGCTTGGATAGTGATTACCTCAAGGCAGATCCTTCTGCCCTCAAGGATGATTCCACCATAGGTTTGAAGTTCATCTATAGGAAGGATGATATATCGGTAAGCGTCAATCCTGGATACTCCTTCGACTTCCGCAGCAATGACCGGTTTTCTACTGCTCCAGCAATTCGCGCACAGTTTGACTACACCTTCCTGAAGCATTTACGGCTCTCCCTCTACAGCTCCTTTATGTTCGATATTGCGAACGTGGCACCAATTGTATCCAGTGGAGTTGACCTGGAAGGAAGAATCTTTGCCTTTGATGAAAAACTGAGAATCAGCTTGTTGCAATCCTATGAACAGATAAACAACTTTGAGGATAGTGACCATGTCGATTTCTTTGACGGTCATACCTTCCTTTACTCTATCGTTGCAAAGGGAAGTTTGTATCCGGCGAATGAAGATGTCTGGGCATTCAATGATTCATCACTCTCCCTCTCTTTTCAAATGTTGGGAGATTTCTCTGAAGTACGCTCGTTTGTGGCAGCTCGTGGAACAACGGAGATCCTTAACCAGAACCTTGACCTGTTTGCATCCGTCAATACCTTTGGTCGATTTGCACTGGATGGACTAGGGGATGTCCCATTCTTTTTCTCGGATGGGTTCAGAACCACTGACTCACAGATCAAGAGCCAGGGGCATGACCTGACAGTCAGCAGTAATCCAGCGAATCATCTGGTTGGATTGGGGATATCGATAGGGTACCGGCCGAGTGGATTCGACCCCACGATGGCAGAGATGTTCATCTTCAATAACAGCTCTGTTGCCATCTATACGGATTTGCTCTGGAACCGGAATACCTTTGCCCCCTATCTCTCCCTTGGCTTGGAACTGCACACTGATATCTCCCTGTTGGGAATCCGTTCACTGCCGTTGACCATCTATGGAGGCTGGGATCAGAAGGTGAATACCCTGGTTTGGGGCTTCTATTTCAACATGGTGTTCTGA
- a CDS encoding tetratricopeptide repeat protein: MNRKKNLGLWITLLIVVLISVIDIPTYSKFLLIALFLGSLLYYRRSVIFYIRANSKITSKNEADWQYAWPLYRKAIKAGLQKPFVITAASMFLQRGDAEEGKQIIEDYFASEKGRNENLDNVAKTMVSMAYWMDGNLDKAIECVREVHESGYQDKNLFINYTTYALAAGDLEKAEELLEEAGQLEESSPGIRDSRGWLLLLRGNWEEADTLFKELIEKGPRFPEPYVHHAQVKIHFGQVGDAIELLKQALDARYANTSGFSKEIIQDMIDGLDNPETRRKRAMEIEKDTASVALGKSPASIDQDFPPEEGYILEGFAKPKKQKKSAPKQKKKSPIESDDRTPNTDLTEEDLEYIRKHNLE; this comes from the coding sequence ATGAATCGAAAGAAGAACCTTGGATTATGGATTACATTGTTGATCGTGGTACTCATATCCGTGATCGATATCCCTACGTATAGCAAATTCCTCTTGATCGCCCTATTCCTGGGCTCCCTGCTCTATTACAGACGGAGTGTCATCTTCTACATCAGGGCAAACAGCAAGATCACCAGCAAGAATGAGGCTGATTGGCAGTATGCTTGGCCCCTCTACCGAAAGGCCATCAAGGCAGGATTGCAGAAACCCTTTGTCATTACTGCAGCAAGCATGTTCCTCCAACGTGGGGATGCTGAGGAAGGCAAGCAGATCATTGAGGACTACTTTGCCTCTGAAAAGGGACGAAATGAAAATCTTGACAATGTTGCAAAGACCATGGTCAGTATGGCCTATTGGATGGATGGGAATCTTGATAAAGCAATTGAATGTGTTAGGGAAGTCCACGAGAGTGGATACCAGGATAAGAACCTGTTCATCAACTACACCACCTATGCATTGGCTGCCGGTGATCTTGAAAAAGCTGAAGAGTTGCTTGAAGAGGCAGGACAGCTGGAAGAAAGCAGCCCGGGCATCAGAGACAGCCGTGGATGGTTGCTTCTCCTCCGCGGAAACTGGGAAGAAGCAGATACACTGTTCAAGGAACTCATTGAGAAGGGCCCTCGTTTCCCAGAACCCTATGTACATCATGCTCAGGTAAAAATACACTTTGGGCAAGTGGGAGATGCGATCGAGCTGTTGAAACAGGCCTTGGATGCCCGCTACGCAAATACGTCAGGTTTCAGCAAGGAAATTATCCAAGACATGATCGATGGCTTGGATAACCCAGAGACCAGAAGAAAGCGTGCCATGGAGATAGAAAAGGACACTGCTTCAGTAGCACTGGGAAAGAGTCCCGCATCAATCGACCAAGACTTCCCCCCAGAGGAGGGATATATCCTTGAGGGGTTCGCCAAACCTAAAAAGCAAAAGAAAAGCGCCCCCAAACAGAAAAAGAAATCACCTATCGAGAGCGATGACAGAACCCCCAATACAGACCTCACCGAGGAGGACTTGGAGTATATCAGAAAGCACAACCTTGAGTAG
- a CDS encoding epoxyqueuosine reductase QueH has translation MEEKDILVHACCGPCSTASIERLLEDGWNPVLYFSNSNIYPMEEAERRYKALVEVAHTYSLKVIHEHYDHERWLESVKGHEGEREGETRCSLCFTYNLKEASAKAEELGFKHFTTTLTVSRFKNSKIIFSVGEQFSGFEQIDFKKKGGFEKSVRLSRELGLYRQHYCGCEFSMPKE, from the coding sequence ATGGAAGAGAAAGACATTCTGGTACATGCCTGTTGTGGGCCCTGCAGTACTGCCAGCATCGAGAGACTGCTTGAGGATGGTTGGAACCCTGTCCTGTACTTTTCAAATAGCAATATTTATCCCATGGAAGAGGCCGAGAGGCGTTATAAGGCTCTGGTGGAAGTAGCCCATACCTACTCCTTGAAGGTAATCCATGAACACTACGACCATGAACGTTGGTTGGAGAGTGTAAAAGGTCATGAAGGGGAGAGGGAAGGGGAAACCAGATGCAGCCTCTGTTTCACTTACAACTTGAAGGAAGCCTCAGCCAAGGCTGAAGAACTGGGGTTTAAGCATTTCACGACCACCTTGACGGTCAGCCGTTTCAAGAACAGTAAAATAATATTCAGCGTTGGAGAACAATTTTCTGGTTTTGAGCAGATTGATTTCAAGAAGAAAGGTGGTTTTGAAAAGAGTGTTCGCCTAAGCAGGGAGTTGGGGCTCTATCGCCAGCACTATTGCGGATGTGAGTTCTCGATGCCCAAGGAGTAG
- the cls gene encoding cardiolipin synthase, with protein MFRKLLKFFTGRLFISLVLISLQIAILINIFGFAQNDALWIQFLSGLSIMMALVVVVRDLNPAYKIGWMLIFMTIPVYGGLFYILFGTRGLNARLRARLERLEDLNRRGMEGGAYSNLLPMKALSAYSRTLARQAQYIANISSYPVWGNTEVEYFASGEEWIKDVLVELKKAKSFIFLEFFIIAEGEVWDSVLAVLLEKRMQGVRVCLMYDDVGSIFDIPSHYDRKLRSLGLEVVAFNPLKAHLNSRSNSRDHRKVLVIDGNVGYTGGMNIADEYANRKIRFGHWKDTAVKLRGDAVWSLTQMFLQLWAFSIGQPMDYYAYRPTITCKTDGFVQPFADNPLDNENVAENAYIQIISMAKKYVWITTPYLILDNEMLTALKIAAQSGVDVRIITPHKPDKWYVFAVTRENYRPLLESGVKIYEYIPGFLHAKMFVSDDRVAIIGTINMDYRSFYLHFENGVAFYGSSVVQKVHADIRKTLDVSRLITLEFIKNRSWIKKLAGMVLKLAAPLL; from the coding sequence ATGTTTCGAAAATTACTGAAGTTCTTCACGGGCAGACTCTTTATCTCCCTTGTTCTCATCTCCCTCCAGATCGCCATCCTTATCAATATCTTTGGGTTTGCCCAAAATGATGCTCTCTGGATTCAATTCCTCTCAGGCCTTTCCATCATGATGGCTCTTGTTGTAGTCGTCCGAGATCTCAACCCTGCATATAAGATCGGCTGGATGCTTATTTTCATGACCATCCCTGTCTATGGAGGCTTGTTCTATATCCTCTTCGGTACTCGTGGGCTTAATGCCCGCCTTCGTGCAAGACTGGAAAGACTGGAAGATCTCAACCGACGAGGCATGGAAGGTGGTGCCTATAGCAACCTCCTGCCCATGAAAGCCCTCTCTGCATATTCAAGAACGCTCGCGCGGCAAGCACAGTACATTGCAAATATCAGTTCATACCCAGTGTGGGGAAATACCGAAGTTGAATATTTTGCAAGTGGAGAGGAATGGATAAAGGATGTCTTGGTAGAATTGAAAAAGGCCAAGAGCTTTATCTTTCTTGAGTTCTTCATCATTGCAGAGGGAGAGGTCTGGGACTCTGTGCTCGCTGTACTCCTTGAGAAGCGTATGCAGGGGGTTCGTGTTTGTCTCATGTACGATGATGTAGGCTCCATTTTCGACATCCCTTCCCACTACGACCGTAAACTACGTTCACTTGGGCTTGAGGTAGTTGCCTTCAACCCATTGAAAGCTCACTTGAATAGTCGTTCGAACAGTCGCGACCACCGTAAAGTCTTGGTCATTGATGGCAATGTGGGTTACACCGGTGGGATGAATATTGCCGATGAGTATGCCAACCGAAAAATCAGGTTTGGGCATTGGAAAGATACTGCAGTTAAGCTTAGGGGGGATGCTGTTTGGAGCCTCACCCAGATGTTTCTCCAACTCTGGGCTTTCTCTATCGGGCAACCAATGGATTACTATGCATATCGCCCCACCATAACCTGCAAAACGGATGGATTTGTCCAACCTTTCGCCGATAACCCGTTGGATAACGAGAATGTTGCAGAAAATGCCTATATCCAGATTATCAGCATGGCAAAAAAGTATGTCTGGATTACAACTCCCTATCTCATCCTGGATAATGAGATGCTCACAGCGCTGAAGATTGCCGCCCAAAGTGGCGTAGATGTGCGTATTATCACTCCCCATAAGCCTGATAAATGGTATGTGTTTGCGGTTACCAGGGAAAATTATCGGCCTCTGCTGGAGTCCGGCGTGAAAATTTATGAGTATATCCCAGGATTCCTGCATGCTAAGATGTTCGTGAGTGATGATCGGGTTGCCATCATTGGAACGATCAACATGGATTATCGCTCATTCTACTTGCACTTTGAGAACGGGGTAGCATTTTATGGTTCTTCTGTCGTACAGAAAGTACATGCTGATATACGGAAGACCTTGGATGTCAGTAGACTAATCACCTTGGAATTTATAAAGAACCGCTCGTGGATCAAGAAGCTTGCAGGGATGGTCCTGAAACTGGCCGCCCCGTTGTTATAG